A genomic segment from Gracilinanus agilis isolate LMUSP501 chromosome 1, AgileGrace, whole genome shotgun sequence encodes:
- the LRRC24 gene encoding leucine-rich repeat-containing protein 24: MALGESMLSSLLPILSLLLLRGQGCPTACRCYSMTVECGSLSLQNVPPGIPPITQTVFLQDNSITQIHQADLAPLSGLQYLYMQNNSLWALEPGAFLGQQQLLELALNRNRIHLLESSIFKGLEHLRVLYLAGNQITRLLDFTFCYLPRLQELHLQENSIELLEDQALAGLSSLALLDLSKNQLSTISRAALVPLASLQVLRLTENPWRCDCALHWLGAWIKEGGQRLLSSLDKKIVCSEPPRLAHQSLLDISGNSLICIPPTVHVEPLEAMARLGDDLRVSCQASGYPQPLVTWRKVAQSRLGLPRARVRLVGEAPGISEGILGEHLASDTGSGMLSLTNITMAHAGKYECEATNPGGTTRVPFHLLVNLSQQQLPRSPPPASGAVSREPLYEAGSMDFYALGTATQTAIAAGISLLALTALLLTIMICRKHRKRKKAKQEESVLYVNDYSDGPTTFAQLEEYRDERGHEMFVINRNKPLFPTYEDSGEGTPAGRPGLVPSSEPLQDPGLLFQPQIAYEIHC, encoded by the exons ATGGCCTTGGGGGAGTCCATGCTGTCCAGCCTCCTCCCCATCCTGAGCCTCCTGCTGCTCAGGGGCCAGGGCTGCCCCACCGCCTGTCGCTGCTACAGCATGACTGTGGAGTGCGGCTCGCTGAGCTTACAGAATGTCCCGCCTGGGATTCCACCCATCACCCAG ACGGTGTTCCTTCAGGACAACAGCATCACTCAGATTCATCAGGCAGACCTGGCCCCCCTCTCGGGCCTGCAATACCTCTACATGCAGAACAACAGCCTGTGGGCTTTAGAGCCAGGTGCCTTCCTTGGCCAGCAGCAGCTCCTGGAGTTAGCCCTCAATCGGAACCGCATCCACCTGCTGGAGAGCAGCATCTTCAAGGGTCTGGAGCACCTGCGGGTGCTCTACCTGGCAGGGAACCAGATCACCCGGCTCCTTGACTTCACCTTCTGTTACCTGCCG AGACTGCAGGAGCTGCATCTCCAGGAAAACAGTATTGAATTGCTGGAAGACCAGGCACTGGCTGGCCTCTCCTCCCTGGCTCTGCTGGACCTCAGCAAGAACCAGTTGAGCACCATTAGCCGGGCTGCCCTGGTCCCTCTGGCCAGCCTGCAGGTCCTTCGGCTCACAG AGAACCCTTGGCGCTGTGACTGTGCCCTGCACTGGCTTGGGGCCTGGATCAAAGAAGGAGGCCAGAGGCTCCTCAGCTCCCTGGACAAGAAGATTGTGTGTTCTGAGCCCCCACGCCTGGCCCACCAGAGTCTCTTGGACATCTCCGGCAACAGCCTGATCTGTATCCCCCCCACAGTTCATGTGGAGCCCCTGGAGGCCATGGCCCGGCTAGGGGACGATTTGCGGGTGTCCTGTCAGGCCTCAGGTTACCCTCAGCCTCTGGTCACTTGGAGGAAGGTGGCCCAGTCCCGATTGGGGCTGCCTAGGGCCAGGGTCAGGTTGGTGGGTGAGGCCCCAGGGATTAGTGAGGGGATTCTAGGGGAACACTTGGCCTCGGACACAGGGAGCGGCATGCTGTCCCTCACCAACATCACGATGGCCCACGCTGGGAAATATGAGTGCGAGGCCACCAACCCAGGAGGCACTACCCGAGTGCCCTTCCACCTGCTAGTGAACCTGTCCCAGCAGCAGCTGCCCCGCTCCCCGCCGCCCGCCTCCGGAGCCGTGAGCCGAGAGCCCTTGTACGAGGCGGGCAGCATGGACTTCTACGCCCTGGGCACCGCCACGCAGACAGCCATCGCCGCTGGCATCTCCCTGCTAGCCCTCACAGCCCTGTTGTTGACCATCATGATCTGCAGAAAGCACCGGAAAAGGAAAAAGGCCAAACAGGAGGAGAGCGTCCTGTACGTCAATGACTACTCGGACGGGCCCACCACCTTTGCCCAGCTGGAGGAATACCGGGACGAGCGGGGCCACGAGATGTTCGTCATTAACCGAAACAAGCCTCTCTTCCCTACCTACGAGGACTCGGGGGAGGGGACGCCCGCCGGCCGCCCCGGCCTGGTCCCCAGCTCTGAGCCCCTCCAGGATCCGGGCCTCTTGTTCCAGCCACAGATTGCCTATGAAATTCACTGCTGA
- the LOC123231995 gene encoding uncharacterized protein LOC123231995, with amino-acid sequence MPRKRRRRGGVRGIPSREEGRTGGRSIFPFSLLPVDCQLHIFSFLTEAEKCTAAEVCQAWSQLMRTPRLWRTADFMRLGAFQSGLEVVLVSAREFERWKDWVHQYAYHLMARGASLLRLRASFDLADQGARWADFLTGFLEGVHCGDLRDLELNWTLTHLEPPDFYPPGTCSMTQVSLTKLDQIHNFQVLLERLLVRAPRLSRAKLPFDWSARSVALLTRFQQLRTLELKYFWSFKGVCPDTMQELTKALPNLKTLVLHVLVPVKDLGVSYALESRSLETLDVSQSRGLVFRHLDLPALKALRVKKTVRGIILNCRTRLALQSRWACLYTLLCRGTPNLRVLNNQTLLPHWREQAYKELHALLLQACYCTRHSDTWLL; translated from the coding sequence ATGCCCCGGAAGCGGCGGCGACGTGGTGGCGTTCGAGGCATCCCCTCCCGAGAGGAAGGCCGAACTGGCGGACGCAGCATCTTCCCCTTCAGCCTGCTGCCCGTGGACTGTCAGCTGCACATCTTTTCCTTTCTGACTGAGGCGGAAAAGTGCACGGCGGCAGAGGTGTGCCAAGCCTGGAGCCAGCTAATGCGCACACCCCGCCTCTGGCGCACAGCCGATTTCATGCGGCTTGGTGCCTTCCAGTCTGGCCTGGAAGTGGTGCTGGTGTCAGCGCGAGAGTTTGAGCGCTGGAAGGACTGGGTGCACCAATATGCATACCACCTCATGGCTCGCGGGGCCAGCTTGCTGAGGCTCCGTGCCAGCTTTGACCTGGCTGACCAGGGGGCTCGCTGGGCCGACTTCCTCACTGGCTTCCTGGAAGGTGTCCACTGTGGGGACCTTCGGGACTTGGAGCTGAACTGGACCCTGACACATCTAGAACCCCCAGACTTCTACCCACCGGGCACGTGCAGCATGACCCAGGTGAGCCTCACCAAGCTGGACCAGATCCACAATTTCCAGGTGCTGTTGGAGAGGCTGCTGGTCAGGGCACCCCGCCTCAGCCGAGCCAAGCTACCTTTTGACTGGTCTGCCCGATCAGTGGCATTGCTCACTCGCTTCCAGCAGCTCCGAACCCTGGAGCTCAAATACTTCTGGAGCTTCAAAGGTGTATGTCCAGATACCATGCAGGAACTGACAAAGGCTTTGCCTAACCTCAAGACCCTGGTCCTGCACGTCCTGGTGCCTGTTAAGGACCTGGGTGTATCATATGCACTTGAGTCCCGATCCCTGGAAACTCTAGATGTATCCCAGAGCAGGGGCCTAGTTTTCCGACACCTTGACCTGCCAGCACTTAAAGCCCTTCGGGTAAAGAAGACAGTCAGGGGTATCATCCTCAACTGCCGCACCCGTCTGGCCCTGCAGAGCCGCTGGGCCTGTCTCTACACACTTCTGTGCCGTGGAACTCCCAATCTTCGAGTCCTCAATAACCAGACCCTGCTGCCTCACTGGCGGGAGCAGGCCTATAAGGAACTGCATGCCTTATTACTCCAGGCCTGCTATTGTACCCGCCATTCAGATACCTGGCTCCTATGA